Within the Rhizobium favelukesii genome, the region CAGACCAAAGCCCGCCTGCGTGGCACGGCTGACGATTTCGGGTTCGCCAGCTTCGCCTGCCGCCTGGGCAGCGGCTTCCTCGAACGCAATCGCCTGGTCGACAAGCGGCTCACCAAAGGTATGGGCAAAGGCGAAAACGAGGACGCCAGCGATCAGGCCCGCGAGCATCCCGCGAAGCAAGAGATTTCCAACCATGTCCGGAACTCCCTAGTGGCAGGGGAAGCCGAGCAGATGCCGGCCGTCATGCACGAACTCGTGCACGTACATACCGTTGAAAAGCGCCATCGCGCCCTCTTCGGTGCCGACGAAATAGATGGCGATGAGCATCAGCAGACCGCCGAAGATCGCCCAGGGCAAAAGCTCGCCAACCGGAATCGGGGTCGGTACGGCGACGGGCGCAAAAGTAGAGTCAGACATGTATTCCTCCTGGAATGACGCGTTCAGTCGAGAATTGTTGCGTGGTAGGGTCTGACTTCCAGTCTGAGGTATCCTCATCCTGATCACAGTGGCGCGACCGCACCGGAATTTCACCGGTTTCCAAACCCACAACAACACCGTTATATCTGCGGCTTCGAACCTGTCAACGAAAGTTCATGCAGTGACAGGCCACCCCTCCTTGTTATCCGGAGACGACCAACGTGATGACGCGCCTCACCTGGATCTGCCATGGCTCGACCGCCGCCAACCGCGAGGCGCGCTTCCCCTTGGACGAGCCCTTGAATGAGAAGGCAGTCATTGCCACGCAGGCAATTGCGCCCCGCCTTCGGCACGCCGATAACGTCTTCGCTAGCCCGACTTTGCGCACGCGTCAGACGGCCGATGCGCTCGGCCTGCAGCCCGCATTCTCGGACGCGCTCGCCGATTGCGATTTTGGCCGCTGGGCGGGACGTTCGATCGCCGAAATCCAGCAACTGGAGCCGGAAAACCTTGCGGCCTGGATGGCGCGGCCGGAGGAGGCTCCGCATGGTGGTGAGGCAATCGCTGCCGTGTGCACGCGTGTAAACGCCTGGCTGAGCCAGCGCTTGCAGGCCGGCGGCCACATCGTCGCCATTACCCATGCCGCGGTGATTAGGGCGGCCATCATCAGCACGCTGAACGCACCCGTCGCGTCATTCTGGATCGCCGACATCGAACCACTCGCAATCGTCCACATGACGAGCAATGGAAGCCGCTGGTCACTGCGTGTCGAAGGCGCAACGGCCTAATTTTCAAGCCGATGTTTTAGGCCAGCCTTACGCAAGCACGCCATGCCATAGCTTTTGCGACCCGACACCGTCGGGCCGTCAATCCTTGCCCCAAGGAGGATCAAGCATGCCCTATGATTGGAGCGGCGCGCAGATGCGGCGCACGCGCCTGCTACGCATGACCGCCGTTGTGATGCTTCTCCTGCTTGTCATCGGCGCATCCCTACTGATCAGGCCCTGAGAACGACAGGCGGGCGCCTGCACCGTTCGCCTTTCGAGCCCCCTCACCCTTCCGCCGTAGTGCAGATACCAAGAATTCGCCCTTTGGCTTCAACATACCCTTCAGACTTCAATGATACACCGGCGCCCGGGTGGAGATGGAGTGAAGCATGCCGGTATTCTTCCAGAGCAGGGCCGGGAGGCAATGCCTGTTGGTCCTGGCGTCGGGGTTAACGCTGTGGCTCGTCGGTGCGATCCTCGAATTGGACAACTGGCTGGTCGCTTTCGTCGGCGCCTACGAGAACTATGGTGCAGACAAGCTCGTCCTCGCGCTTGGCATCGGCGGCGCCATGAGCTTCGTCTATTCGATCTTGCGCATCGTCGACCTGCGCAAAGAGATGGAATTGCGAGCCAGCGCCCAGGCTAGGGCCGACTGGACGGCAACCCACGATCACCTTACCAAACTTCCCAACCGTTACGCATTCGAGCGCAAAGTTCTTCCGCAAAGGACAAAGACCGACGTCGAAGACGACGAGTGGGACCGGAATGTTACGATTTTCTCGGTCGACCTCGACGGCTTCAAGAAGGTCAATGATCTCGTCGGCCATAACGGCGGTGACGCCCTGCTGATCGAGGTGGCAAAGCGCATCTGTGCGATCGGAAATGCTGATTGCGTCTATCGTTTTGGCGGCGACGAGTTTGTCGTCGTTGCGCTCGGCCTCTCCCCTCGGCACGAGGAACGCTTCGCGCGGTTGCTCATCCAGGCCGTAACACGTCCCATCCATATCAATGGGTTTGCCGTCGAAGTCGGCGCGAGCGTCGGTTACGATCGCTGGGACCAGGGTCGGGAACCGCTCGAAGACGCCGCCCATCGTGCCGACCTGGCCATGTACGAGGCCAAGTCACGCGGACCCAACCACCATATGGCGTTTGAAGCCTCGATGCAGGACAAGGTGGCAAAGCGCGCAACGCTGGAATCCAAGCTGCGTGTCGCAATCCAGAACAAGGCGATCCGACCGTTTTATCAGCCGTTGATCGATCTCAAGAGCGGCAAGGTCTGCGGCTTCGAGGCGCTCGCCCGCTGGACGGATGAAGAGGGCGCCGCCATTCCGCCGCCCGTCTTCATCGGGATTGCCGAAGAAACCGGAATGATTACCGAGCTCTTCGAAGATCTACTGGCGCAGGCCTGCAGGGATGCCCTGGCCTGGGACGACCACGTCACCCTGTCTTTCAACGTCTCTCCGGTGCAGATGGAGGACAAGCTGCTGGCCTCGCGCATCTTCAAGGTGCTTTCGGCAAATGGCCTGCCACCGCCCCGCCTGGAGATCGAGATCACCGAGAATGCGCTGATTCAGGATCCGGCAGTTGCCGCCATCATTCTGGACGAGCTCCACGATGCCGGCGTGCAGATCGCCCTCGACGATTTCGGCACGGGTTACTCAAGCCTCGCCCAACTCGCCCGATATCGCTTCGACAAGATCAAGATCGACAAGAGCTTCATCGCGACCTACCGCGATGATGAGCGCCAGGAAAAGATCATCCGCGCAATGCTTGGGCTCGGCCGCAGTCTCAACATCCAGACCACTGCAGAAGGCATCGAGGAGCATCGCCAACTCGGGCACCTGCTTCAGCTCGGATGCGATGTCGGACAGGGCTATCTGTTCGGTAAAGCCATGCCTGCCGAAGAGACGCGCTCTTTTCTCGATCGTGACGAAGCATTGGCCAGCGGATAAGCGCCGCGAAATACGCGCCGCTCACCACGTCGCACATCAGAAATTCGTGATGGAACCCTTTCAAGCAGGGCAACGTTCGCTCGTTGGTCCTGTGGGCGGACACTTCCACTGAAAGTGTATCTGCATGCCGCATGGGCCGCGATCATTGATCGAGCCCGGCTCGGTTGGTGTGCGAACGGAGTGGACCCTTGTCATAGGAGAGGGATTTATCATGGATTTTCGTATAATTGCTGCCTCGGCGGCCTTTATTGGTCTTGCGGGGGCTGCATCCGCCGCTGACCTTGTGAGCGAGCCACCGGCAGCCCCGGTTGCACAAGCCGCACCGGTTTTCACTTGGAATGGCTTCTATGTCGGCCTGCAAGGTGGCGGCGCCTGGGGCAACGGTGACTTCTCCGGCATCGGCGACGCCAACCTCAACGGCGGCCTCATCAACGGCTTCACCGGATACAACTGGCAACTCGACAACAATATAGTGCTCGGCGTCGAAGGTGACGTTTCCTATAATTGGAACGAGGAAACTGTTGGCGGCAATGAATACAAGTTCGATACGACAGGCTCCGTCCGCGCCCGCGTCGGTTACGCTCTCGATCACGCGCTGTTCTATGGAGCCGCCGGCTGGACGGGTGCAAGAGGCCATGTAAACACACCCGTCGGCGATGACGACGCCACGTTCTCGGGCTGGACCGTTGGAGCCGGCTTGGACTACGCCTTCACCGACAACATCTTCGGGCGAGTCGAATATCGCTACAACGATTACGGCAGCAAGGACCTGCTCGGTGTAGACACCGACTTCAATCAGAACGTTGTCACCCTCGGCGTCGGCTTCAAGTTCTGAGATCCCCTGCCGACGAACGGGCAGGAAATGACAAAGCCCGGACAAATA harbors:
- a CDS encoding putative bifunctional diguanylate cyclase/phosphodiesterase — protein: MPVFFQSRAGRQCLLVLASGLTLWLVGAILELDNWLVAFVGAYENYGADKLVLALGIGGAMSFVYSILRIVDLRKEMELRASAQARADWTATHDHLTKLPNRYAFERKVLPQRTKTDVEDDEWDRNVTIFSVDLDGFKKVNDLVGHNGGDALLIEVAKRICAIGNADCVYRFGGDEFVVVALGLSPRHEERFARLLIQAVTRPIHINGFAVEVGASVGYDRWDQGREPLEDAAHRADLAMYEAKSRGPNHHMAFEASMQDKVAKRATLESKLRVAIQNKAIRPFYQPLIDLKSGKVCGFEALARWTDEEGAAIPPPVFIGIAEETGMITELFEDLLAQACRDALAWDDHVTLSFNVSPVQMEDKLLASRIFKVLSANGLPPPRLEIEITENALIQDPAVAAIILDELHDAGVQIALDDFGTGYSSLAQLARYRFDKIKIDKSFIATYRDDERQEKIIRAMLGLGRSLNIQTTAEGIEEHRQLGHLLQLGCDVGQGYLFGKAMPAEETRSFLDRDEALASG
- a CDS encoding CbtB domain-containing protein — protein: MSDSTFAPVAVPTPIPVGELLPWAIFGGLLMLIAIYFVGTEEGAMALFNGMYVHEFVHDGRHLLGFPCH
- a CDS encoding histidine phosphatase family protein, whose protein sequence is MTRLTWICHGSTAANREARFPLDEPLNEKAVIATQAIAPRLRHADNVFASPTLRTRQTADALGLQPAFSDALADCDFGRWAGRSIAEIQQLEPENLAAWMARPEEAPHGGEAIAAVCTRVNAWLSQRLQAGGHIVAITHAAVIRAAIISTLNAPVASFWIADIEPLAIVHMTSNGSRWSLRVEGATA
- a CDS encoding outer membrane protein codes for the protein MDFRIIAASAAFIGLAGAASAADLVSEPPAAPVAQAAPVFTWNGFYVGLQGGGAWGNGDFSGIGDANLNGGLINGFTGYNWQLDNNIVLGVEGDVSYNWNEETVGGNEYKFDTTGSVRARVGYALDHALFYGAAGWTGARGHVNTPVGDDDATFSGWTVGAGLDYAFTDNIFGRVEYRYNDYGSKDLLGVDTDFNQNVVTLGVGFKF